The following proteins are encoded in a genomic region of Pseudorca crassidens isolate mPseCra1 chromosome 1, mPseCra1.hap1, whole genome shotgun sequence:
- the RNASE13 gene encoding probable inactive ribonuclease-like protein 13, producing the protein MAPRVVQLLFLRLVLEPALVENIQLQLAIKNFRTLHIDYLKVNYAKRFRGYCSGLMSYVRGRQQSWYCPKIHYVLHAPWTAIKKFCKYSESFCENYNEYCTVAQDSFPLTICSLSSKQPPTSCHYTSTLTDQRLYLLCSQKYDAEPIDIMGLY; encoded by the coding sequence ATGGCACCCCGTGTGGTCCAGCTCCTGTTCCTCCGGCTTGTTCTAGAGCCAGCTTTGGTCGAAAACATCCAGCTACAGCTCGCTATCAAGAACTTCCGTACCTTACATATCGACTATCTCAAGGTTAACTACGCAAAGCGTTTCCGGGGCTACTGTAGTGGTCTGATGTCCTATGTACGGGGCAGACAACAAAGCTGGTATTGCCCGAAGATCCATTATGTCTTACATGCCCCGTGGACAGCCATCAAGAAGTTCTGCAAGTACAGCGAGAGCTTCTGTGAGAATTACAATGAATATTGTACAGTCGCCCAGGACTCCTTCCCCCTCACAATCTGCTCCCTGAGCTCCAAGCAGCCACCCACCAGCTGCCACTACACCAGCACCCTAACCGACCAAAGGCTCTATCTGCTCTGCTCCCAAAAGTATGATGCTGAACCGATAGATATCATGGGCCTCTACTAG
- the TPPP2 gene encoding tubulin polymerization-promoting protein family member 2 isoform X2 yields the protein MASEAERTFQRFAVFGGSSSSGTEMNNKNFSKLCKDCGIMDDKKVTSTDVDIVFSKVKAKNARTITFQQFQEAMKELGQKQFKGKSPDEALENIYKLMEGKEPATTGVTKAVTVGGVSHLTDTSKYTGTHKERFDQSGKGKGIAGREDVTDNSGYVSGYKGAGTYDKKGSN from the exons ATGGCATCAGAAGCAGAAAGAACATTCCAGCGGTTTGCTGTCTTTGGAGGATCGTCAAGCAGTGGCACTGAAATGAACAACAAGAACTTCTCCAAGCTGTGCAAAGACTGTGGCATCATGGATGACAAGAAGGTCACCTCCACTGACGTGGACATCGTGTTCAGCAAAGTCAA GGCCAAGAATGCCCGAACCATCACTTTCCAACAGTTCCAGGAAGCAATGAAAGAACTGGGCCAGAAGCAGTTCAAGGGGAAAAGCCCGGATGAAGCCCTGGAGAACATTTATAAACTCATGGAGGGCAAGGAGCCAGCTACCACCGGTGTTACT AAAGCAGTGACGGTGGGAGGGGTGAGCCACCTGACGGACACCAGCAAGTACACGGGCACCCACAAGGAGCGCTTTGACCAGAGCGGCAAGGGCAAAGGCATCGCGGGACGGGAGGACGTGACTGACAACTCAGGCTACGTGAGTGGCTACAAGGGTGCTGGCACCTATGATAAGAAGGGCAGCAACTAG
- the TPPP2 gene encoding tubulin polymerization-promoting protein family member 2 isoform X1 has translation MLNAACKLTMASEAERTFQRFAVFGGSSSSGTEMNNKNFSKLCKDCGIMDDKKVTSTDVDIVFSKVKAKNARTITFQQFQEAMKELGQKQFKGKSPDEALENIYKLMEGKEPATTGVTKAVTVGGVSHLTDTSKYTGTHKERFDQSGKGKGIAGREDVTDNSGYVSGYKGAGTYDKKGSN, from the exons ATGCTCAATGCAGCATGCAAG TTGACCATGGCATCAGAAGCAGAAAGAACATTCCAGCGGTTTGCTGTCTTTGGAGGATCGTCAAGCAGTGGCACTGAAATGAACAACAAGAACTTCTCCAAGCTGTGCAAAGACTGTGGCATCATGGATGACAAGAAGGTCACCTCCACTGACGTGGACATCGTGTTCAGCAAAGTCAA GGCCAAGAATGCCCGAACCATCACTTTCCAACAGTTCCAGGAAGCAATGAAAGAACTGGGCCAGAAGCAGTTCAAGGGGAAAAGCCCGGATGAAGCCCTGGAGAACATTTATAAACTCATGGAGGGCAAGGAGCCAGCTACCACCGGTGTTACT AAAGCAGTGACGGTGGGAGGGGTGAGCCACCTGACGGACACCAGCAAGTACACGGGCACCCACAAGGAGCGCTTTGACCAGAGCGGCAAGGGCAAAGGCATCGCGGGACGGGAGGACGTGACTGACAACTCAGGCTACGTGAGTGGCTACAAGGGTGCTGGCACCTATGATAAGAAGGGCAGCAACTAG